The Podospora bellae-mahoneyi strain CBS 112042 chromosome 7, whole genome shotgun sequence genome includes a window with the following:
- the EFM4 gene encoding Protein-lysine N-methyltransferase efm4 (COG:J; EggNog:ENOG503NZEM), translating to MAESKPAHLEPSKLGTKAYWDALYTTELTTHTSDPSLEGTVWFDDSDAEAKILSYLSPNRDDSDSDNEDDNHPPNPHPHDLTPSTASILDLGCGNGSLLFSLRDDGWSGHLLGVDYSPHSISLAKSIAQSRDNEDLKSVEFKVWDVLNGDIPSISPPTGWDLVLDKGTFDAVSLSSETDSLGRRINEGYGERVLQLLKTGGVFLVTSCNWTETELRTWFETSTAPNDEKTKLKMAGRVDYPSFSFGGVKGQTISTLCFEKVVVE from the exons ATGGCCGAGTCTAAGCCTGCACATCTTGAGCCTTCCAAGTTGGGGACAAAAGCTTA CTGGGACGCCCTCTACACAACCGAGCTGACAACCCACACCTCCGACCCCTCGCTAGAGGGCACAGTCTGGTTCGACGACTCGGacgccgaggccaagatccTGTCctacctctcccccaaccgCGACGACTCGGACTCTGACAACGAAgacgacaaccacccccccaacccgcaCCCGCACGACCTCACCCCCAGCACAGCCTCCATCCTAGACCTAGGCTGCGGCAACGggtccctcctcttctccctccgcGACGACGGCTGGTCCGGCCACCTGTTGGGAGTCGACTACTCCCCccactccatctccctcgccaaatCCATTGCCCAGTCCCGCGACAATGAAGATCTCAAGAGTGTAGAGTTCAAAGTCTGGGACGTCCTAAACGGCGacatcccctccatctcccccccaaccggCTGGgacctcgtcctcgacaaAGGCACCTTCGACgccgtctccctctcctccgaaACCGACTCCCTCGGCCGCAGGATCAACGAGGGCTACGGCGAGCgcgtcctccagctcctcaagaCGGGCGGCGTCTTTCTCGTCACGTCCTGCAACTGGACCGAGACCGAACTCCGCACCTGGTTCGAGACCTCGACCGCCCCCAACGACGAAAAGACCAAACTGAAAATGGCAGGCAGGGTAGACTATCCTAGTTTCAGCTTTGGGGGTGTCAAAGGGCAGACCATCTCGACGCTGTGTTTTGAAAAGGTCGTTGTTGAGTAG